The Alteromonas mediterranea DE genome contains the following window.
AAAACCCGTCTTGATCGCGTGGTAGCTAAATATGCAGAACAGCTACACGAAGTGGCAACTACGCTTGTTCACGACACCTATCTACAGCGTTTTGAAGGCGTAGAAGGTGATTTGATTGCCAAAGACGCAGCCTTGGTTGAAGACCTAGAGAAAGACTTTAACGTTACGCTTCCTCAAGCCATTTCGAAAGATACTGGCGTAGACGCAGTTCGCAAGGTAGTGGAGTCAATGCAGGCTAAGCTTGACCGCGCTCGCGCACTTTTAGTTGAAGTAGAGCAAAGTCGTAAAGACGTTTTTTAAGGAAGGTGTATGCAACGTAGAACATTCTTACAAGGCTTAGCTGCAGCCGGTGCTTTATCTGGCTTGCCGCTAGGCTTTGCAAACGCTATGACACAAACCGGTAGTGTGTCAGTAGAATCCCTGCCTAAATTAGAAGGTGATCTCACCTTGTACTTGGGGCGCGGTGAAGGCGGCTTGTATGAGAATGTTCTTAAAGCCATTGAAAAGCGCAACCCGAAGTTAAATTTAAAGGTAAGACGTGGTGGCTCAGCAGCATTGGCGAACACGATTGTGGCTGAAACCAAAGCGGGCGTTAAACGCGCAGACCTTTTCTGGGCAGTAGATACTGGCTCAATTGGTGTGGTGACGGACATCGGTGCCGCCAAGCCATTACCTAACGATTTAACGGCACAGCTTCGTGAAGATTTTCAATATCCCAGCTGGTCGCCGGTAACGGGCCGAGTACGTACGCTGCCATATAACACCGAGCGCGTTAAGCCAGAGCAGATACCCGAAAGCGTAATGGCGCTTGCTGATAGCGACCTAAAAATAGGTTGGGCACCCGCTTATTCGTCGTTCCAATCTTTTGTTACTGCTATGCGTATTTTAGAGGGTGATAAAGCGACAAAGTCGTGGCTTAAAGGCATCAATAAGCATTCTAAAAAGTATGCGGGCGAACTTGGCGTGGTAATGGGCGTTGAGCGTGGCGAAGTGGATATTGGTTTTGCTAATCACTATTACACGCTGCGCCTTAAATCAGGCAAGCCCGATGCG
Protein-coding sequences here:
- a CDS encoding extracellular solute-binding protein gives rise to the protein MQRRTFLQGLAAAGALSGLPLGFANAMTQTGSVSVESLPKLEGDLTLYLGRGEGGLYENVLKAIEKRNPKLNLKVRRGGSAALANTIVAETKAGVKRADLFWAVDTGSIGVVTDIGAAKPLPNDLTAQLREDFQYPSWSPVTGRVRTLPYNTERVKPEQIPESVMALADSDLKIGWAPAYSSFQSFVTAMRILEGDKATKSWLKGINKHSKKYAGELGVVMGVERGEVDIGFANHYYTLRLKSGKPDANVALAYTKGDAGCLVNASGIVALSEGDLPVNFIRYLLSQEVQSYLAREAYEIPLVQGVDQPQGLASLSTLSPPEMDLRKLADLRPTLNLMREVGVL